A part of Denitratisoma oestradiolicum genomic DNA contains:
- a CDS encoding UGSC family (seleno)protein produces MSKPMTEKLPAKQLMSCGDVTCEVLVNPIPRPESDPIRITLKPKLPRVTFLDHKKPNSLAILQFAQQILRQRGIEVREEILQKNDAGTPMPAALLASLSQEPGLVLCGVSDUGSCSSGSSLDAILLQRAGVAGFAILTEPFGDQVNRCMAYQPADRPLPAIVIDHPTQMVPEEVLRQRASQIADAVECLLKDEAP; encoded by the coding sequence ATGAGCAAGCCCATGACAGAAAAACTACCGGCCAAGCAACTGATGAGTTGCGGCGATGTGACCTGCGAGGTGCTGGTGAACCCCATCCCCCGGCCCGAGTCCGATCCCATCAGGATCACTCTCAAGCCGAAGCTGCCCCGCGTCACGTTCCTTGACCACAAGAAGCCCAACTCCCTGGCGATCCTGCAGTTCGCCCAGCAGATCCTGCGGCAGCGGGGCATCGAGGTCCGTGAGGAGATTTTGCAAAAGAATGATGCCGGCACACCGATGCCGGCGGCCCTCCTGGCCTCCCTGTCCCAGGAGCCGGGGCTCGTCTTGTGCGGTGTCTCCGATTGAGGGAGTTGTTCGTCGGGCAGTTCGCTTGACGCCATTTTGTTGCAGCGGGCCGGTGTCGCCGGTTTCGCGATTCTGACTGAACCTTTCGGGGACCAGGTGAACCGGTGCATGGCCTACCAGCCGGCGGATCGGCCGCTCCCCGCCATCGTGATCGACCATCCGACCCAGATGGTTCCGGAAGAAGTACTACGGCAGCGGGCGAGCCAGATCGCCGACGCCGTGGAGTGTTTATTGAAGGACGAAGCGCCATGA
- a CDS encoding beta-ketoacyl-[acyl-carrier-protein] synthase family protein, translating into MSTETTLSILGSGIYLPPARPVCEVAAEAGADVSNYQGWPNVCHALAEDHPSTMGATALKAALADAGVAPDELRLVLFAGISRDYLPSFSVATEIMQSCGAQGHCLGLDMTIGCLGALSALDMAQGWLATHGGGVAAIVTAERWSYTVDHGSMASMGLWAHGDGASAAVVAMDTPHPAKAMFRGAEFTTQSDLNGTVLVKYGGTRHPVAPAGANPAERLFMGSSRADIRERYAYGYSSSLEAMKKRFGIAPKRVIINQTAALFLHLIAQVINIPIEDFLLTGPETGHVGSADLLIGLDRMLKSGPCHEPYLLASSTPYAFGAGLLMPPTPG; encoded by the coding sequence ATGAGTACGGAAACGACCCTGTCGATCCTTGGCAGCGGCATCTATCTGCCACCGGCCCGGCCGGTGTGTGAGGTGGCTGCCGAGGCCGGGGCGGATGTGAGCAACTACCAGGGCTGGCCGAACGTCTGCCATGCCCTGGCGGAGGACCACCCCAGCACCATGGGGGCCACGGCCCTCAAGGCGGCCCTGGCCGATGCGGGCGTGGCTCCGGACGAACTCCGCCTGGTACTTTTCGCCGGCATCTCGCGGGATTATCTGCCGTCCTTTTCCGTGGCCACGGAGATCATGCAGTCCTGTGGCGCCCAGGGCCACTGCCTGGGGCTGGACATGACCATCGGCTGCCTGGGCGCCCTGTCGGCCCTGGACATGGCCCAGGGCTGGCTGGCCACCCATGGCGGCGGTGTGGCGGCCATCGTCACGGCGGAGCGCTGGTCCTATACGGTGGACCATGGCTCCATGGCGAGCATGGGACTCTGGGCCCACGGCGACGGCGCCAGCGCCGCCGTGGTGGCGATGGATACGCCCCATCCCGCCAAGGCGATGTTCCGGGGCGCGGAATTCACTACCCAGAGCGACCTGAACGGCACGGTGCTGGTCAAGTACGGCGGCACCCGCCATCCGGTGGCCCCGGCGGGGGCCAATCCCGCCGAGCGCCTGTTCATGGGCAGCTCCCGGGCCGATATCCGCGAGCGCTATGCCTATGGCTATTCGAGCAGCCTGGAGGCCATGAAAAAGCGCTTCGGCATTGCGCCCAAGCGGGTGATCATCAACCAGACGGCTGCCCTGTTCCTGCATCTGATCGCCCAGGTGATCAACATTCCCATCGAGGATTTCCTGCTGACCGGCCCCGAGACCGGGCATGTGGGATCGGCGGATCTGCTGATCGGCCTGGACCGCATGCTGAAGTCGGGGCCCTGCCATGAACCCTACTTGCTGGCCAGCAGCACCCCTTACGCTTTCGGCGCGGGATTGTTGATGCCGCCGACGCCCGGATGA
- a CDS encoding AraC family transcriptional regulator produces MVSMNYVAWMTEFMASCGISRAALLKGTGLEDRDLSEPGGISDAQHICLLRNALQLSRDPALGLALGSNRPISTFGSLGFAMLCSETLREAILMGCQYQKVPGRFSGRLVFLSLRSEGDEAVLEVEAAVAPDDLLLFAVEDMLGSILSVTRWVTGRPLPLREIRCGFPRPAHGEAYGQYLPCPVVFDAPRTQVRFDAAFLGTRLPMASSNAARIYRAQCEKLIHADGGDEDEWVRNIRAQMLMFSDRLLSPEECAARLDISPRTLRRRLEERGVSYKGIVDDVRAGLARSYLESSRLSVEAIAERLGFSDPTSFTRAFRRWTGMSPREFRKRKSRASLPSLTGDA; encoded by the coding sequence ATGGTTTCGATGAATTATGTGGCCTGGATGACCGAGTTCATGGCGTCCTGCGGAATCTCCCGGGCAGCCTTGCTGAAGGGCACCGGGCTGGAGGACCGGGATCTTTCGGAACCGGGCGGCATTTCGGATGCGCAGCATATCTGCCTGCTGCGCAACGCCCTGCAACTGAGCCGCGATCCCGCCCTCGGCCTGGCCCTGGGGAGCAACCGGCCCATCTCCACTTTTGGCAGCCTGGGCTTCGCCATGCTGTGTTCCGAGACCCTGCGGGAGGCCATCCTGATGGGCTGCCAGTACCAGAAGGTGCCGGGCCGCTTCAGTGGCCGCCTGGTCTTTCTTTCCCTGCGCAGCGAAGGCGACGAGGCCGTGCTGGAGGTGGAGGCGGCGGTGGCGCCCGACGATCTGCTGCTGTTCGCGGTGGAGGACATGCTGGGCAGCATCCTGTCCGTGACCCGCTGGGTGACCGGCCGGCCCCTGCCCCTGCGGGAAATCCGCTGCGGTTTTCCCCGTCCGGCCCATGGCGAGGCCTACGGCCAATACCTGCCCTGCCCGGTGGTATTCGATGCGCCCCGGACCCAGGTGCGTTTCGATGCCGCCTTTCTCGGCACGCGCCTGCCCATGGCCAGCAGCAATGCGGCCCGGATTTATCGGGCCCAATGCGAGAAACTGATCCATGCCGACGGTGGCGACGAGGATGAATGGGTTCGCAACATCAGAGCCCAGATGCTGATGTTTTCCGACCGTCTGCTTTCCCCGGAGGAATGTGCCGCCAGATTGGACATCAGTCCACGCACCCTGCGTCGGCGCCTGGAGGAACGAGGGGTGTCCTACAAGGGCATCGTCGACGATGTGCGGGCTGGGCTCGCCCGAAGTTATCTCGAATCTTCCCGACTTTCTGTCGAGGCCATCGCCGAGCGGCTGGGTTTCAGCGATCCCACCAGCTTTACCCGGGCCTTCCGGCGCTGGACGGGCATGTCGCCACGGGAATTCCGCAAGCGGAAATCCCGAGCATCCTTGCCCTCGCTGACCGGCGATGCCTGA
- a CDS encoding AraC family transcriptional regulator, with product MNYAAWLADFVYASYGVVPIQLLEDTGIGEQNLANPAAEITEGQHVTLLRNAMRLSRDPALGLELGIHRHISTLDRFGFAMMCCETFREALRVGNEYQRVIGRFSGRLLFLSFHEEGRNASFQIEVAPELGDLAQFAVEEILGSILSNTRWVTGRELPVRELCCAYPRPAHWANYRKYFSCPIQFDAPRNQIRFDASFLDTPLPLASSHAALMYRAHCQRLVGQDLADPEGLVAGIRARLLTSADCTLTLEACAEALSISARTLRRKLHESGCSYQDIVDDARASLARRYLESSRLSVETIAERLGFSEPTSFSRAFRRWTGMSPRAFRNRDSQVGAHGHPHRPPSDPS from the coding sequence ATGAACTATGCGGCCTGGCTGGCTGATTTTGTGTATGCCTCCTATGGCGTGGTGCCCATCCAATTGCTTGAGGATACGGGCATCGGTGAGCAGAACCTGGCAAATCCGGCTGCGGAAATCACCGAAGGCCAGCATGTCACTCTGCTGCGCAATGCCATGCGGCTGAGTCGTGATCCGGCCCTGGGTCTTGAACTCGGCATCCATCGACATATCTCCACCCTGGACCGCTTCGGTTTCGCCATGATGTGCTGCGAGACTTTTCGCGAGGCCCTGCGGGTGGGCAATGAGTACCAGCGGGTCATTGGTCGCTTTTCGGGTCGGCTGCTGTTCCTGTCCTTCCATGAGGAGGGGCGCAATGCCTCCTTCCAGATCGAAGTGGCCCCGGAGTTGGGGGATCTGGCCCAATTCGCCGTGGAGGAGATTCTTGGCAGCATTCTCAGCAACACCCGCTGGGTCACCGGCCGGGAGCTGCCCGTCAGGGAACTCTGCTGCGCCTATCCGCGGCCGGCTCATTGGGCCAATTACCGCAAGTATTTCTCCTGTCCGATCCAGTTTGATGCCCCCCGCAACCAGATCCGCTTCGACGCATCATTTCTCGATACGCCCCTGCCTCTTGCCAGCAGCCATGCGGCCCTCATGTATCGCGCCCATTGCCAGCGCCTTGTTGGTCAGGATCTCGCAGATCCGGAGGGACTCGTCGCCGGGATTCGCGCCCGGCTATTGACCAGCGCCGATTGCACTCTGACGCTGGAGGCCTGCGCCGAGGCATTGTCCATCAGTGCCCGTACCCTTCGCCGTAAATTGCATGAAAGTGGATGTTCCTATCAGGACATCGTCGACGATGCCCGCGCCAGTCTGGCTCGACGCTATCTGGAATCCTCGCGGCTATCGGTGGAGACTATCGCGGAACGCCTCGGCTTCAGCGAACCTACCAGCTTCTCCCGCGCTTTCAGGCGCTGGACCGGCATGTCTCCCCGGGCCTTCCGTAACCGTGATTCTCAGGTTGGCGCGCATGGTCACCCGCACCGTCCTCCGAGTGACCCCTCGTGA
- a CDS encoding type IV pili methyl-accepting chemotaxis transducer N-terminal domain-containing protein has protein sequence MIRTILLYIAFLSTMTPAWAAELPKALNAVNRSGEQRMLSQRIIKGYAQLGMGVQPQQARAIVEDSVARFEANLKWLEAFDATPRSSLGEMRTRWQVLRNAIKAKPTLASARQANRRGEAALIAAERMTRLLQNVLNTEASHVVNLAGRQRMLSQRLTKAYMLISWGDVSPALREELDTTMHEFSLSLDLLSARAGNSAAINAELEEQARQWNWLKTAVATEGAVNYRLIVAEASEALLLSAERLTRLYEVAGTGQARSIP, from the coding sequence ATGATCCGAACAATACTGTTGTATATCGCCTTTCTCTCCACGATGACGCCCGCCTGGGCAGCCGAATTGCCCAAGGCCCTGAACGCGGTGAACCGCTCCGGGGAACAGCGCATGCTGTCTCAGCGCATCATCAAGGGCTATGCCCAGTTGGGCATGGGAGTGCAGCCCCAGCAGGCCAGGGCGATCGTCGAGGATTCCGTGGCCCGGTTCGAGGCCAATCTGAAGTGGCTCGAAGCCTTCGATGCCACGCCCCGGTCGTCGCTGGGGGAAATGCGTACCCGCTGGCAGGTCTTACGGAACGCCATCAAGGCCAAGCCCACGCTGGCGTCGGCCCGGCAGGCGAATCGCCGTGGAGAGGCCGCGCTGATTGCGGCGGAGCGCATGACCCGGTTGTTGCAGAACGTCCTGAATACGGAGGCCAGCCACGTGGTCAACCTGGCCGGTCGCCAGCGCATGTTGTCCCAGCGCCTGACCAAGGCCTACATGTTGATCAGTTGGGGAGATGTTTCCCCGGCCCTGCGGGAGGAACTGGATACGACGATGCACGAGTTTTCCCTGAGCCTGGATTTGCTTAGCGCCCGGGCCGGCAACTCCGCCGCGATCAATGCCGAACTGGAGGAGCAGGCCCGTCAGTGGAACTGGCTGAAAACCGCCGTAGCCACGGAAGGCGCCGTCAATTACCGCCTGATCGTCGCCGAGGCCAGCGAAGCTCTCCTCCTCAGCGCCGAGCGACTGACCCGGCTCTATGAGGTTGCGGGCACAGGGCAGGCGAGGTCGATTCCGTGA
- a CDS encoding branched-chain amino acid transaminase gives MSMADRDGFIWYDGKLVPWREATTHVLTHSLHYGLSVFEGVRAYNTVSGTAIFRLKEHTDRLFNSAHIYMMQIPYSREQIMEAQKEVVRANKLESCYLRPIAFYGSEKMGISTRGATVHVAIAAWPWGAYLGEAALEQGIRIKTSSFARAHVNSIMPRAKLAATYANSILANLEATQDGYDEALLLDTEGFVAEGAGENLFVVKDGVIYEPEIAAALTGITRASIIALAAELGYEVKSRRLTRDDIYIADEAFFTGTAAEVTPIRELDNRTIGAGKRGPITAKLQALFFDVVNGKVPAHAEWLTAV, from the coding sequence ATGTCCATGGCCGACCGCGATGGTTTCATCTGGTACGACGGCAAGCTCGTGCCCTGGCGCGAAGCCACCACTCACGTGCTGACCCATTCCCTCCATTACGGCCTGTCCGTGTTCGAGGGGGTCCGCGCCTACAACACCGTTTCCGGCACCGCCATCTTCCGGCTCAAAGAGCACACGGACCGATTGTTCAACTCGGCCCACATCTACATGATGCAGATTCCCTACAGCCGGGAACAGATCATGGAAGCCCAGAAGGAAGTGGTGCGCGCCAACAAGCTGGAGTCCTGCTACCTGCGCCCCATCGCCTTCTACGGTTCCGAGAAGATGGGCATCTCCACCCGCGGCGCCACGGTCCATGTGGCCATCGCCGCCTGGCCCTGGGGTGCCTATCTGGGCGAGGCGGCCCTGGAACAAGGCATCCGCATCAAGACGTCGAGCTTTGCCCGCGCCCATGTGAATTCGATCATGCCCCGCGCCAAGCTGGCGGCCACCTACGCCAACTCCATCCTGGCCAACCTGGAAGCCACCCAGGATGGCTACGACGAGGCCCTGCTGCTGGACACCGAGGGCTTCGTGGCCGAGGGCGCCGGCGAGAACCTCTTCGTCGTCAAGGACGGCGTGATCTATGAGCCGGAGATCGCCGCGGCCCTGACCGGCATCACCCGCGCCTCGATCATCGCCCTGGCCGCCGAGCTGGGCTACGAAGTGAAAAGCCGGCGTCTCACCCGGGACGACATCTACATCGCCGATGAAGCCTTTTTCACCGGCACCGCCGCCGAAGTTACGCCCATCCGCGAGCTGGACAACCGGACCATCGGCGCGGGCAAGCGCGGCCCCATCACGGCCAAGCTCCAGGCGCTTTTCTTCGACGTGGTCAATGGCAAGGTGCCGGCCCACGCCGAATGGCTCACTGCTGTCTGA
- a CDS encoding zinc-finger domain-containing protein — MTQATNDTARQVEVTAHDLPLHCPRPGAPLWAHHPRVFLDVLKNHEGKAVCPYCGTEYSFTGERPKGHH; from the coding sequence ATGACCCAAGCCACCAACGACACCGCCCGCCAGGTGGAAGTCACTGCCCACGACCTGCCCCTGCATTGCCCCCGCCCCGGCGCCCCCCTCTGGGCGCACCACCCCAGGGTGTTCCTGGACGTATTGAAGAACCATGAAGGCAAGGCCGTCTGTCCTTATTGCGGCACCGAATACAGCTTCACCGGCGAACGGCCCAAGGGACACCACTGA
- the waaF gene encoding lipopolysaccharide heptosyltransferase II has protein sequence MGSPTRILVVAPSWIGDTLIAQPLLARLAARGASIDVLAPDWCAPLLERMPEVRRVIGSPFRHGDFAFWARRALGRALAQEGYDEAVVLPNSWKSALVPFFARIPKRTGFTGEARIGLLNNRHVLDKVARSQLAQRYAQLAEAPGSDPLLPLPQPRLCSTPEQQAAARRTLGLPLDAAPVILCPGAEYGPAKRWPVRHFADLARRLAQDGLPVWLLGAAKDAAVGDEIAALAEGMALNLCGRTSLTQAIDLLAGARQVVSNDSGLMHVAAALDRPLVALYGSSSPAYTPPMSSRARIISLKLSCSPCFQRECPLGHLKCLEDLMPEQVIETLNNVFHAHP, from the coding sequence GTGGGGAGCCCCACACGCATCCTGGTCGTCGCTCCTTCCTGGATCGGCGACACCCTGATCGCCCAGCCCCTGCTCGCCCGGCTGGCGGCCCGGGGGGCATCGATCGACGTGCTGGCGCCAGACTGGTGCGCACCCCTGCTGGAACGCATGCCCGAAGTGCGCCGGGTCATCGGCAGCCCTTTCCGCCACGGAGACTTCGCCTTTTGGGCGCGCCGCGCCCTGGGCCGCGCCCTCGCCCAGGAGGGCTACGACGAGGCGGTGGTGCTGCCCAACTCCTGGAAGTCGGCCCTGGTCCCCTTCTTTGCCCGCATCCCGAAGCGCACCGGCTTCACCGGCGAAGCCCGGATCGGTCTGCTGAACAACCGCCATGTCCTTGACAAGGTAGCCCGGTCCCAGCTGGCCCAGCGCTACGCCCAACTGGCGGAAGCGCCTGGGAGCGATCCGCTCCTGCCCTTGCCTCAACCCCGGCTGTGTTCCACGCCGGAGCAGCAGGCGGCAGCCCGGCGCACTCTGGGGCTGCCCCTGGACGCTGCGCCGGTCATTCTCTGCCCCGGCGCCGAATACGGCCCGGCCAAGCGCTGGCCGGTACGCCATTTCGCCGACCTGGCCCGACGCCTGGCCCAGGACGGGTTGCCGGTATGGTTGCTGGGCGCCGCCAAGGATGCGGCCGTGGGAGATGAAATCGCGGCTCTGGCGGAGGGAATGGCCCTCAATCTCTGCGGCCGCACCTCCCTGACCCAGGCCATCGACCTGCTCGCCGGTGCCCGCCAGGTGGTCAGCAACGATTCCGGGCTGATGCACGTGGCAGCGGCCCTGGATCGTCCCCTGGTAGCCCTCTACGGCTCTTCCAGTCCGGCCTATACTCCTCCCATGTCCTCCCGGGCACGGATCATTTCCCTGAAATTGTCCTGTAGTCCATGCTTTCAGCGCGAATGTCCCCTGGGGCATTTGAAATGCCTGGAAGACCTGATGCCCGAGCAAGTCATCGAAACCCTGAACAACGTTTTCCATGCCCACCCGTAA
- a CDS encoding YybH family protein, with protein sequence MPTRKSFFATPDDAEAAFYEALERADLDAMMAIWAEDEEIVCVLPGGPRLAGYTLVREAWRRIFESGFRLNLRVTALSQVVNPFTAIHSRVEHVAVEGDDSTFAPIVATNIFVRGALGWRLVVRHTSPAPPEFEGEIPKILH encoded by the coding sequence ATGCCCACCCGTAAATCCTTCTTTGCCACACCCGACGATGCCGAGGCCGCCTTCTACGAAGCCCTGGAGCGGGCCGACCTGGATGCCATGATGGCCATCTGGGCAGAGGACGAGGAGATCGTCTGCGTGCTGCCGGGGGGGCCACGACTGGCCGGCTATACCCTGGTGCGCGAAGCCTGGCGACGGATTTTCGAAAGCGGATTCCGCCTCAACCTGCGGGTGACCGCTCTGAGTCAGGTGGTAAATCCCTTCACCGCCATCCACAGCAGGGTGGAGCACGTGGCCGTCGAGGGCGACGATTCGACCTTCGCCCCCATCGTTGCCACCAACATTTTCGTTCGCGGCGCCCTGGGCTGGCGCCTGGTGGTGCGTCATACCTCGCCGGCGCCCCCGGAGTTCGAAGGGGAGATACCCAAGATCCTGCACTAG
- a CDS encoding phosphomannomutase/phosphoglucomutase produces the protein MQQPAQEIFKAYDIRGIVGKSLTAAAVRSIGQALGSEALARGITTIAIGRDGRLSGPELSTALADGINNAGVDVIDIGRVPTPVTYFAAFELGTESCVSVTGSHNPPNYNGLKMVLGGQTLYGEMIQDLRSRIEHNHLTEGQGHVRHADVKEAYLSRIVSDVKLSRPMKIVVDCGNGVAGDFAPELFRRMGCEVVELFCKVDGNFPNHHPDPSKPENLKDVIRTLKETDAELGLAFDGDGDRLGVVTKDGEIIYPDRQLMLFAADMLARNPGAQVIYDVKCSRWVAQSIRHQGGVPVMWNTGHALIKAKLKETGALLAGEMSGHVFFKERWYGFDDGLYAGARLLEIVSRWADANWPLKHLPNALSTPELNLKMQEGEPHALIARLQREGHFPGAKELITIDGVRAEYPDGFGLARASNTTPVVVLRFEADNIAALARIQAEFKSALEAVWPGLEVGFDESGH, from the coding sequence ATGCAACAACCCGCCCAGGAAATCTTCAAGGCCTATGACATTCGTGGCATTGTCGGCAAATCCCTGACGGCGGCGGCCGTACGCTCCATCGGCCAGGCCCTGGGCAGCGAGGCCCTGGCCCGAGGCATCACCACCATCGCCATCGGCCGCGATGGCCGGCTTTCCGGCCCCGAACTATCCACCGCCCTGGCCGACGGCATCAATAATGCAGGCGTCGACGTGATCGACATCGGCCGGGTGCCGACCCCGGTCACCTACTTCGCCGCCTTTGAACTGGGTACCGAGAGCTGCGTTTCCGTCACCGGCAGCCACAACCCGCCCAACTACAACGGATTGAAGATGGTGCTGGGCGGCCAGACCCTGTACGGCGAGATGATCCAGGACCTGCGGAGCCGCATCGAGCACAACCACCTCACGGAAGGCCAGGGCCATGTGCGTCATGCCGATGTGAAGGAGGCCTACCTGTCCCGTATCGTCTCCGATGTGAAGCTCTCCCGCCCCATGAAGATCGTGGTGGATTGCGGCAACGGCGTGGCCGGGGATTTCGCGCCGGAACTGTTCCGGCGCATGGGCTGCGAAGTGGTGGAACTGTTCTGCAAGGTGGATGGCAACTTCCCCAATCACCACCCGGACCCCTCCAAGCCCGAGAATCTGAAGGACGTCATCCGCACCCTCAAGGAGACCGACGCCGAACTGGGCCTGGCCTTCGACGGTGATGGCGACCGGCTCGGCGTGGTCACCAAGGACGGCGAGATCATCTACCCCGACCGCCAGTTGATGCTCTTCGCCGCCGACATGCTGGCCCGCAATCCTGGTGCCCAGGTGATCTACGACGTGAAATGCTCCCGCTGGGTGGCCCAGTCCATCCGTCACCAGGGCGGCGTGCCGGTCATGTGGAACACGGGCCATGCCCTGATCAAGGCCAAACTCAAGGAGACCGGCGCGCTGCTGGCCGGCGAGATGAGCGGCCATGTGTTTTTCAAGGAACGCTGGTACGGCTTTGATGACGGGCTCTATGCCGGCGCCCGCCTGCTGGAAATTGTCTCCCGCTGGGCCGACGCCAACTGGCCCCTGAAGCATCTACCCAATGCCCTCTCCACGCCGGAGCTGAACCTGAAGATGCAGGAGGGGGAGCCCCATGCCCTGATCGCCAGGCTACAGAGGGAAGGACATTTCCCCGGCGCGAAGGAACTGATCACCATCGACGGGGTACGGGCCGAATACCCGGACGGTTTCGGGTTGGCCCGGGCCTCCAACACCACACCGGTCGTGGTACTGCGCTTCGAAGCCGACAACATTGCTGCCCTGGCCCGTATCCAGGCCGAATTCAAGAGCGCCCTGGAGGCCGTATGGCCGGGGCTGGAGGTGGGTTTCGATGAATCAGGGCACTGA